In Fusarium verticillioides 7600 chromosome 6, whole genome shotgun sequence, the sequence GGGAGAGCTTAAGCAGCGCAAGATGGCTCTTCATGAGAGTGAGGCTGCGGCTGGTGTCTTTGACAAAGATCGCTACAAGGTCCTCAGCTCTGGTACACCTTGTGCCGATGGAAAGGCCGGTGGTTACTCTTGTAACAAGATTGAcctcttgggcttcttgcgCCACCAGGATATGGGCAGCCGAACCCGCGTCGGTAATGATGTCTGGGGTATGTTCCATACATAGTCTTGTTCTATGACTTCATTTTGCTAACTAATCTTCCAGGCTGGACACATGCCTCCAGTGGTCGCGAGTTCGCCCTTCTCGGACAATCAGACGGCACAGCCTTCGCAGAGGTTCACCCCGACGGTAGCCTAACCTACGTCGGCCGCCTCCCAACCCAGACGGtcgcatcatcatggcgcgacatcaaagtcatcggcAACTACGCCTACATCGGCTCCGAGGCAGCTGGCCACGGTCTCCAGATCTTcgatctcaccaagcttctcaacaccgacaagaagaaccccCCTACCTTTAGCATCAGAAGCGACTTGGCAGCGCACTTTAGCGCTTTCGGCAACAGCCACAACATCGTCGCCAACGAGGAGACCGCCCTCATCGCCGCCGTCGGAACAGCTTACGATCTCAAGTGCCGTGCTGGTCTTTGGATGATTGACGTCTCTAACCCCAAGCGTCCTCAGGATGCTGGTTGTGTCGCTTCGGATGGCTACGTCCACGACGCGCAGTGCGTTATCTACCGTGGTCCCCAGAAGGCCTTCCAGGGTCGTGAGATTTGCTTCAACTATAATGAAGATGCGCTCACTATTGTTGATATTTCTCGTCGCACTATGCCGCGCCAGCTGTCGCGCACTACATACAACGGTGCCACGTATACCCACCAGGGTTGGTTGACAGAGGATCACAAgtatctcctcctcgacgacGAGCTGGATGAGCAAGAAAAGACTGGCCCTGCAGCTGACCAGCACACAACCACATACATTGTCGatatccaagatcttgagtACCCCGTCTTCCGTGGTGTCTACAAGAGCCCTGTTCGCTCTATCGATCACAACCAATACGTCGTTGGCGGCGTGTCATACCAGGCTAATTACGGATCTGGTCTGCGCATGGTGAATGTGTCTTCAATTGCTCAGGATGACACTGGTGCTCTGTTTGAGGAGATTGGTTTCTTTGACGTCCACCCTGAGGATGACGCTGTTGGCGGTGAGGCGCAGTTTTATGGTGCTTGGTCTGTTTACCCTTACTTCCAGAGCGGCAACATCTTGGTTAGCTCCATTGAGCGAGGCCTGTTTTCGCTCCGATATACCGGTTAATTCAATAGGCTATTGTACATAGAATAACATTCATGCAAATATTTTTTATTACCCTCTCAATTCTCAATCAAGCTACGTGACGTATCTATCTCGCTCCGTTATCGACCCCCTGCGAAGGTGGAGAAACGCGAAATCCCTATGAGTCCCACTAAATCTCCGGTGGGAGTCCGTCGCGTCCCGCTGGCCTACCCTACATCATGTCGCCAATTTAAATCATGAGGCCTCTTTCTGCATCCGTGAGCCATCCGCCGATGTTTCGACAAGTTTTCAGAGTCAGATTTATAAGTTATAGGTAATCTAAAGAGTCTTCTCTCGATTTGACCCGCTGAGACGTCGCAACAGGACGAATTGTCTTCAGGTTAGCTCATGTGATGATCAAGCTCATTCAACCATCCACAAATAGTGACACTATTTTCATTGGCAGAGCCAGACATCACAAACCTCCAATTCACGCTAGAAGCGCTTACTGGTCTCGGCACTAGGCTTCTCTTATTTATTTATCCCCATGCAAGCTCACCGGGTCCATTACAATGGCTAACCCAAGCCCAGGCTCATGAGCCAATGGATCAGGGGTTATCTCCCCAATTCCACCAGAGCTGATCATAAGTCAACAACCGGAGGGGAAGATTAGTGTCTGGGGAtaaagtctggggaagaggtCTAGACGCTGTAGGTTACTACCCATCGATACCGGCAAGCAAGCATGAGCGACTCTGCAATGTACCCGTTCAGGAACGTGGCCAGTTCAATCTACCGAGCCCCCCTGATCTCGCCAGATCCCTTCCCTTTTCTCCACAATCGCTATCCGATATGGAGTCCCTGTCTGATGTCCATATCTGTCAGTTGTCACTCTCGTTCCTTGATAAGATCGTCAAGTCGCATGACGGGAGTTGGCTGGCTCCACCATCAACCTGCAGTTGCTTGCACCCTTGGGTCAATCCCATTAAACAATCTTTCACCCGTGGTAATAGAAGCAGCTGTTCCTCGTTCCGAGTATTTACGCATCGCATCAAATTGGCCAACACTTGGCACCTGGCTGCTGGCACTTATCCAAGGCGTAGATGACATGAAGGGATCAACACTTACCCCCCAGCTTACGACGAATCCTTTGAATCAGCAGACGCGTGGGGATGATTACTTACCCCACTAGTTTAATTCCATGCGGGGTCCCCAGAGTCTGCCTCCCAACCCCAGAACTTCCCGATGTAGGCAAACAACAGCTCccccatcatctcaagacTGGATACGGAAATTAAGCGTAACCACACGACCACCGCATAGGGGTAAACGCTTAGCCATCTACGCTACTCACGTTCCCGAGATTCGGTTAGAGCGAAAAACCTCCCTTGGCGCTACCCCAGCGCATGCGGGGTTTTCGCAATCTCGACCTTTCTAGTCCTACCACGAGCCCTTCTCCGCACACGCGCTAACACGCGCTACGACCAGGGATGGGATAAATTTTCAAGCGAAGTCGGAGCTGTAATTGGCTCGTGGCCATTGGACGGGACGCATACAGAGTATATTAAAGAGCTTTTTCGCTTCCCCGTAGTTAAAATTTCGAACCCCAGATCTTTCATCTCCGCCGCAGACAACACAATCTCTCGTGCTGATCTGGCTGACgattcttcatcatgggtatCTCcgtcaacaacatcttcgCCGTCAATGAGGACAGGCCGACTCCCAAGTCCGTTTACAACTGGCGCGTGTACGTCTCCGCTGCCATCGCGTCCTTCGCATCATGCATGATCGGCTACGACTCCGCCTTCATCGGCACGACGATCGCGTTGCCGAGCTTCACGGAGGAATTCGACTTTGCCTCGTACGAACCCAATGAcctcgctcttctcaagtccaaCATCGTCTCCGTCTATCAAGCCGGTGCTTTCTTCGGCAGTCTATTCGCATACATCACATCGTATTTCATCGGTCGACGATACTCCCTTATTGCGTTCAGCTTTGTTTTCATGCTGGGCGCGGGTATGATGCTTGGCGCTAATGCTGAGCGTGGCTTGGGTCTTATTATCGGTGGTCGTGttcttgctggtgttggtgttggcgctTGTTCGAATATGGTTCCCATCTACTGCTCTGAGCTGTCTCCTCCTGCTATTCGCGGTCGCCTTGTTGGTATCTATGAGCTTGGCTGGCAGATTGGTGGCCTTGTCGGCTTCTGGATCAACTATGGACTTGCTGAAACCATGGCTCCTAGCCACAAGCAGTGGATCATTCCCTTCGCGGTCCAGCTCATTCCCGCCGGCCTGCTGCTCTTCGGTTCCTTCTGGATCAAGGAGTCGCCTCGTtggctcttctccaaggGTCGTCGTGAGGAAGCCATGAAGAACCTGTGCTGGTTGAGACAGCTGCCCGCCAATGACCTCTATCTCGTTGAAGAGGTCAGCTATATCGACCAGGAACTCGAGCGATACAACAAGGAGGTCGGCCCTGGTTTCTGGAAGCCCTTCACTGCGCTCAAGAGCCGCAAGGTCCAGTGGCgtttcttcctcggcggCATGATGTTCCTCTGGCAGAACGGTTCCGGCATCAACGCTATCAACTATTACAGCCCTACTgtcttcaagagcatcgGTATCCAGGGCACCAACACCTCTTTCCTCACCACCGGTATCTTTGGTGTCGTCAAAACCGctatcaccatcatcttcatcctgttCCTGATCGAGACCGTTGGACGCAGAAAGTTGCTTATTATCGGTTCAGTTGGTGGTTCCCTCTGCATGTGGTTCATCGGTGCCTATATTAAGATTGCAGACCCCGctgccaaggttgctgctgctgctgctgacgGAACTGAGGCTCCCAAGATGACGAGCGGTGGAATCGCTGccgttttcttcttctacctTTGGACTGCCTTCTACTCCCCTACATGGAACCCCATTCCCTGGGTCCTCAACTCTGAGATGTTCAACGAAAACTCTAGGTAAGTTTCTTCAATCATCTATCAATCTAGATATATTACTAACATGCTGCAGATCACTCGGTCAAGCTTCcgctgctgccaacaactGGTTCTGGAATTTTATCATCTCCCGCTTTACTCCCCAGATGTTCCTCAAGATGGGCTACGGCgtctacttcttcttcgcgtCGCTCATGGtcctctcttccatcttcgtcttcttcttcatccccgAGACCAAGGGTCTGCCTCTTGACACCATGGATCGTCTCTTTGAGATCAAGCCTGTGTGGAAGGCTCATGGCCAACTGTCTGAGGAGCTGATgctgcaggaggaggagttccGACGCAATGCCGAGGGTGCCGACCTtactgctgagaagaccCGAGCTATGGCTGAAGAGACCGAGCAGGTTTAAAGGTGGATATAAGACATATTGGTGAGGCTTATAGTTAGACTTGGTTTAATAACTAAAGAAAGTATTTTAAACTTATGATACAGAGATCTTCTTATTGCCATCTCATATGTGACATTTTGTAATACCCTAGCCCAAACGCTCCATCAGCTGCGACAGCTTTAATTTGCGATTGCTGGGTTGATCAGTGTCGACCCTAAGGAAATGTCAATATAGCACAAAACAGAAGTCGATCTAGAGAAGCTTACCTCCGTCGGGATAAACAATCTGGCCATTGTAAAACAAGCCACCCTTTCCAGCAAGGAAAAGAATAGTCGCAGCCATATCAGTATCATGACCGGGTCTTCCAGCTGGGTTAGTCATCTTCTTATCAATGTTGCTCTTGTTACCCTCATCGGACTCTCCGGTAGTCATCTCACTGGGGAACAGCCCTGGTGCGATAACATTGACTCGAaccttgatgtccttggtgaGAGTAGCTATCATGCGACTGAGGTGGGTTAGGGCAGCTTTGGAGGTGGCATAGGCTGGCTGACCCATGCTGGAACCTTTCATGGCTcctgagatggaggagacaTTGACAATCTGGGAGGAATAGCCAGGCGTAGTCTCATGACCTTTGGCGAGTAGTGGGAGGAATGCCATGGACATGTAGTAAGGCCCAGTCACGTTTGTCTTCAGCGTATCGGCCCATTGCTCTGGTTCCGTCTTGAGAAAGTGCTGCGAAAGAGCCTTAGCGTCGCTTGTGTCTGGTTCGCCAGCCGAGGCTAAATACGGTTAGCATCAGCATTAGCTCCAGTGTAACACGACGATCGACTCACAGAACTTGGTGTTGTCATCCTCCGCAATACCAGCGTTGTTGACGAGTAAGTGAACGCCCTTTGGCTCCTTCTTGCTAACCTCCTCCGCTAGACGGACAGCCTCGTCCTTCTCACTGACATCACCAGGGAGGACATGAATGCTCCCCGGGCCTGTGCCATACGTCTTCTGGGTTTGCTCCAGAACCTCTTTGCGGCGGCCTGTGATGTAGACTTTGGCGCCATTGGACTGCAGAGCTTGGGTGATCATCAGACCAATGCCAGTTGCGCCGCCTGTCACGACTGCTGTGATATGCGAGACATCAAACAAGGCAGCGGCCTTGAGAACTTCATTCTTCGCGTGGTCTTGAACTAAGTCAGTATATGGTTTTGTCTACATGGCCCATCGGTCGAAGGCTCCAACTCACGAGTAGCCATAGTTGCCACGATGCTTAAAAGCTCAATTAACACTTTGGTCAAAATGGAAGATGAATAAAGTTGAGAGTATGATTGTTCAACAATGCAAGTTTTGAGAGACGGATAGATGGCAAAAATATTGTTAGAGGTAGACAAATGGCAGATAGAACTTTAAATAAAGCATATCAAGCACGTAATATTCTGCAAATGCAAGCATCAGTATTCGCGAATGAATGTCTGATGACGTTGAGACACTGTAAATAACGGGTCTAACGATATAGCTCACGTCATCGATGTTCGCGACGACCTTTCGCTGGGCTCTACCCAATCATTCGACTTCCTTTAGCAATGTGAAGTAATAATAATGCTATACTATTGGAGCGCTACCTTCTATGCCTTTATGTCATGAAAATGAATTAAGATATTGCCCTATAAAACCTAAAGATACCTGGGGTTTTTTAATGCATTGGCTTGATATGCCTTGTTAAGATGCTATAAGCTTTATTTATAAAGTATTTTTTACTATAGATAGagtatattaaagttattaACTTAATTATCAGGTTATTATATAACGTAGGGGCAAACGGAAGATTGCCAGAACTTTTACATGCCTTGTAAGGAGCAAACCTCGGTTATCTAGTTCTAAGATTTAGTGACCTTGTGCCCCACAGCCTTCCCCGCTTTACAGGGTCGGCAAGTTCAATATCCTACAAATATCCCACAAATATCCCACAGGATAGATCTCAGCCACTTCGTTAAGCGTTTAATGAACTCAGGGCCCAAACTTTGACATAAGGGCTTTGCTACTGATCTCCCGTATTTCACTTTTCTATTTCTATTAGTGTTTCAGTATATTCAATTATTCGATTTATTTTCTAGCTACTCCATCAGTATAACTGCAGGCATTAATCttttaatatttatatcGTTAGTTAGACATAACGCAACGCTTATCTTGCAACTATGAAACATCCATAACGTACCGTTTGAGTCTCATAGTAAAGCAAGGAGGTGCCATACAATAACGCCACTCCTATTTTTCGTTTTCGGTACGAaatgtgatgtgatggaacCGCTCCCTGTTATCTGGTGTAACGCTTTATGAACTAGTAGCATACAATAACGCCACTCCTATTTTTCGTTTTCGGTACGAAATGTGATATGATGGAATCACTCCTTGTTATCTGGTATAACGCTTTATGAACTAGTAGCCGCGCGCGCCGGATTCCGCGGCCTAATCAATACCCCGCGGATTATAGAATCTAACCGAACGCTTATAACGGGTTATCCTCCATAACTAGCAAGGCTTAAGATTTTGAGATTAAGACCTCCGCTTTTGGGACAGTGAGATTGCCGAGCTACGTCGGCAGTTCTCTCGAGTCCAAGGCTACAATCCGGTATGTGATGGTTCTGGATCGCTGGACGCCCGTTGATGGATCCAGAGGTCAACATAGAGATATCGTATCCCGCCAAGACATATATACCGTGACCAGAGCCCTGAGGGTCTTTCAGCACAGCTCCTTCAAAATCCAACACTAATAAGAGAAACAGTTATAGGTTCTTCCAAGTCAAATTCTTTCCTTAACTTCTTTTGCCTTACTATGTCCGGGCCGCCCCCCCAGATAAATTGGGTGCCAATATTGGCTGCCCGAGCCCAAAATGACCGTGATGCTATGAAACTCTACGCGGCAGCTGTTTCAGGCTTGATTGGCGTCTTTATTACCTATTATGCTGTGAATTCCGTATGGCGAAAGATCGGCTTGCCTAGAGGACCTTTCAGCTACTCAGCGATGTAAGAATCAATTCAAAGGCTACTGGGCTGTTCTCATCTGTTTAGGATTAAATCGGTTTTATCGAGAAAAGTCTCTATTGCACCTTCGCTCGGACATGTTCTTCTTTACATTACCTACTTCGGCTTGAACTTGGGTTTCTTCTTTGTAAAAGTCGATGATAGCATATTGTCCTGGGAGTATATCATCCCTATGAGAGCTGGATGGTAAGTTAGCTCCCTCGTTTTCCGAAATGTTACTGAAACTCCTCAGGTTAGCGGTCGGGAATCTTTGTTTGACAGTCTTTCTCAGTCTCAAAAACACACCGCTTGCATTCCTCACAGGATGGACCTACGATCGTTTGAATCCACTTCACAGAGCGTCGGGGTTAATGACCTCCGCTCTCGTCGTCATTCATGCTGCTATGGCTTCTGCCTTCTACCAGGATTCACAACCATCTAAGCTTTATGAAGAAAAGCAATACTTTGCCATTTTCGCTGCCTTCACTATGTTTTCTACAGTAGGTGTTGCCTTGGCGCTACAACGCAGACACTACGAGCTCTTTTATGTTTTCCATGTTCTGTTATTCGTTTTATTAGTGGGTTTCatatgtcttcatcatccagaTATCACCCAAAAGGTCATGATCGTCATATTTATAGCCGCAGGACTGTGGATCCTTGATCGCCTGGTGCGAGCGACCAGCCTACTCTATCATGGCATCAATAACACCGCAACACTACACCCCCTTCCAGGCGGCGCCACAAGGGTCATTCTGCAAAAGAGTCCTTTAGGTGCAAAGTCTGGACAGCACGCATACCTTTGGATTCCTGGGGTTCGATACTTTGAGACTCATCCCTTTACCATAGTGAGCACGCAACCAACTGAGTTTGTGGTTGACGcccacgatggcttcacccGCGACCTGCATGAATACGCCCTTAAAAATCCTGGGGTTACACTAAAAGCATCGGTTCATGGACCTTATGGATATATCCCCAATCCTGAGGCATACGAtaagatcttgatcttcgCTGGCGGTAGTGGCGGTACTTTTGGATTTGGTATGGCACTTCAGTTTCTACGAGATCTTGACACCGCTGCCCACAGGAACATCACCATTGTTTGGGCCATGAGAAACCCAGGTATATCTCCCAGTTCTGGCACAGGTAGTTCAAGCGACTAACCAACGACTGCTTCTAGATCTTTTGGAATGGTTCTCTCCCTACCTTGAAAACATTGCTCGCGCTCAAGGATTCAATATCTCTATCAACATTACTGGCAGATCAGACTTGTCAGAAAGGGCCACCAGTGACCAGCCACCCTCGCCTTCGAGGCGGTCGATTTCGGAAGATCGTGTGGAAAAGGTTGATACACCCGTTCAGTCGAATACGTCTGGACAAGACATTATTCTTGGGATTCCAATTCTACGTGGACGTCCTAATGTCGATGAGATTGTGGCCCAGACTCTACAGGGGATGTCTGCGAATACACGAGTCTTGTTTTTGGCATGTGGCCCATCTGGCTTGTTGCAAGATGTGAGGCAGTCGGCAACGTCTCGAATGGTTCCAAACGAGGCTGCGATGACACTTCATTTCGAGCAGTTCGGGTGGTAAGAAGCAGGTAGGTTGGTATTAGAGTACATTCTTGATAAGGCTAGCACGTGGATATTTATATGGATTCGATACAGTAGAAGAATGGCAGAAATCTAGCAATGAGTGCCCCATCGAGATTACTTGTGGTTCTGTATGGGATCCTGCCCACAGACGCTAGTAACATAGTCTGACAGGGATCGCGTGTGCGTGGGTGTTGAAAAGGCATAGGCCTTGAATTATTGTATGCCTACTCATAGCGAGCCTGATCTTGAGACACTTCGAGTTGTGGATGGCGAAGGAGCTGGAGTGTTTAACCCCGGCCCTTTTGAGGTTGCCAGAGCGAAGGCAGTCCCAGGATCTCGCGAGGgactcctcttcatcagtcAGGATATCTTCGTGAACCACTGGATTGCTAATCGCGTAGCACCCGCATTCTATGTTCAAGAAACTCGTACTATCGACAAGATTGttgatctcctcaagaacaagtATCCGCATAACAGAGCGAAGGCAGGATTCTACATCCCGAGCAGCGAAATATCGAAGCCGAAGGTCAATACCAGCCGAGACAATACATACCAAAAGGCGTGTGCCTTTGTTCCATCGCGCAAGGTCATTGACAAGGATGGGGACAATGATCCGACTGAATCGGTCAGATTGGATTGTGGGTATACCTGACTCTTCGTTCTCCAAGATACTGATATCGTGCATAGTCAACActaagctcaagatcaatTACGAAAATCTTTACTATTACGGAAatagtgatgatgattcaAAGAGGAGACTCAAGTTTACAATCACCTCCAAAACTTTTATCGGAATCAACATCGATCGTCGTCTATTTATTAGCCAGTTTGGAACGGGTCTTCAAGctggcttcaacatgatTGCAGGAGCCATGGGCTTGGAGCAAGAGAAGGCCGACGTCATGGGTAAGCAAGCTCAGCCACCCCACTACTTTGTATGTTAACATATACAAGCTGATTACAATTGGGAGGCTGCGATCAAGTCCAACTTGTGGATGAACTACAAATTTACGTTTGAAGTTGGCACAAGTCCTAAGAATCGTGGAAGCTTCACCGTCCGGAACGTCAAGGTTCACCATCTAAACGATGACAACAGTCTAATGTCGTACAAGCATCGCCCTAGCGACGAAGACGCGCCTGGGTTCTGGCAGCAGGACGATACGTACAACTGGGTTAGTGCATGGAAGTTCACGTTTGGTGGTGAGCTCAGGAGCGCAGATGCTATCGGACAAGATATTGCCATTGATGGTGCAACGAGGTTCAAAGAAGCAGTGGCGGACTTGGTCAAGTCCCTGGGTGCAACTGTTATTCTACCGGCTGGTGATGTATTCATGTTCAAGGGATTGAGCTGCACCCCAAATAATGATGTCTTTACTCAGCTTGCATATGATACTCCTATGGGAGGTTCAGTTAACCTTCAAGAGGTGAAAAACGTCTCTTGGCAAGGCCCGAAGATGCCGTCGAAGTAGCAGGAAGCGTCCACTATAGTCACTATATCTTCTATCTCTTTATCGTACGACGTCTTTCATCTCTCGCGACAGATTGCTATTACAGAAAATATTACACGACAGAGCTCCTTACCATCATCCTGATTACCTACGTGGTCGACTGCCGCCTCAAAGTTCAAGCTTTACGCTGCGAATATATTGGTGATGAATAAGAACAGGATGGAAGCAGCGCATGGGTCCGGGCGCCCACAACAGTTTGACAGACGCGTTGCCCAAAGTTAGGAAATTCTAGTAAAGCTCTGTTACTTTCTCTTGCATAATGTTCTTGGGCAAGGATCTGATATATCAGGAGCCCAGAAGAAAGACTACAGATTTTTGCTATGTCTTCGAAGTGCGCATAACATGTCATGATATAATAGTTGCCCGCTATCTGAAACCAATAAAAACTCATTTGACGCTGAATGTGTTCTAATAGTTTTGCTTGACAATGGCGACACCTCATCGTAATATATGCAACCCGAACATAGGCAAGGTGCTGTCCTCGTAATTGATATGTCTGAGAAATATCAAATCGCACGTTGAATGATACTGCTTATCACGGCTTCCGGAGGTGTCGGGGGTATGAGACAGAAACAGCGTCGGCCCATCATTTGCTGTGTAGTCTGGAACTTACGATCGCGAATTATGCATGTTCCCGAGGACGCCATAAAGCCCGAAAACGTCAAGTGTGCCACGCaatgtttcttcttcactatCGCCGAAATAGATGAACTCTTGAATACATAAGACATGAAAATAAAGAGAGGAATGTGACTGGATGATAAGTCGCAAGGTTTAATACGAGGCAGCTGTGACAGAACTGGAATAGCGAGGCTTGAATACCTTGGTTGTGGTCTAGGTTAGTAGAACATCCTACTCCTGGAGCACACATTCCCGGATCCTCTCTCAATCCAGGCTTCAGAGGTATCAGCTGCCATTTATTTCTACAGTCGCACTCCATTGATGTGACAGGCTCACAATTCATTATCAGCACTGTGGCTGAAAGGCTAAAACTCCGCCTTCTTTCAGAGACAAGTTGTGAGTAAACTTTCATTTTGAGTTTCACAAAAACGTACGCAGCTAGCTGAGATCCATCACAGTGCATGAGTGGCTTGGGGAGGCATGTGAATCCGGGAGGGGTAGCTCGTATCGCGGTCTGGAATCGACTGGCAGCCTGAACACAGTCGCTGGTTCCTCTATTATATATTCCTAGCTTTCTAACGCCGTCACTCATGTCTTAAGCGCTCTGAACTTTCTGTAATTTCTAACCTAGATTTTACATTATCTAAGAAATATTTTATCATGGAGGCTCTGAAGAACGCCGAGGCTCTGCCAATCTATCCCTCTTCGTCTGCTAATGTCTTGGATGGTAAATATGCCGTTCGATCAACTGAGAGCGGACACGTTGAATCTCATGGCTCCGAGATTGAAAGCAACACCTGGTTCAAAACACCAGTAGGCAATATCTGTCCCACTTCCCTTGAAGATTCTGCCACTGACATGCTTTTTTATCTAAATGTAGCCTCTTGATGTAAAGACCATCCAGAGACTACACAGCATTCAGCTTATTACAGAGTCTCATGACCAAGGCTATTGCGATGATAGGGCAAATGGTAACTGGACTTGGTTTGAGATATCCATTTTGGAAAACGCAAATGCGACTGAGCCGAGAGTGAAGGATGACGTGCAGCTGACGTG encodes:
- a CDS encoding quinate permease — its product is MGISVNNIFAVNEDRPTPKSVYNWRVYVSAAIASFASCMIGYDSAFIGTTIALPSFTEEFDFASYEPNDLALLKSNIVSVYQAGAFFGSLFAYITSYFIGRRYSLIAFSFVFMLGAGMMLGANAERGLGLIIGGRVLAGVGVGACSNMVPIYCSELSPPAIRGRLVGIYELGWQIGGLVGFWINYGLAETMAPSHKQWIIPFAVQLIPAGLLLFGSFWIKESPRWLFSKGRREEAMKNLCWLRQLPANDLYLVEEVSYIDQELERYNKEVGPGFWKPFTALKSRKVQWRFFLGGMMFLWQNGSGINAINYYSPTVFKSIGIQGTNTSFLTTGIFGVVKTAITIIFILFLIETVGRRKLLIIGSVGGSLCMWFIGAYIKIADPAAKVAAAAADGTEAPKMTSGGIAAVFFFYLWTAFYSPTWNPIPWVLNSEMFNENSRSLGQASAAANNWFWNFIISRFTPQMFLKMGYGVYFFFASLMVLSSIFVFFFIPETKGLPLDTMDRLFEIKPVWKAHGQLSEELMLQEEEFRRNAEGADLTAEKTRAMAEETEQV
- a CDS encoding hypothetical protein (At least one base has a quality score < 10), whose translation is MPTHSEPDLETLRVVDGEGAGVFNPGPFEVARAKAVPGSREGLLFISQDIFVNHWIANRVAPAFYVQETRTIDKIVDLLKNKYPHNRAKAGFYIPSSEISKPKVNTSRDNTYQKACAFVPSRKVIDKDGDNDPTESVRLDFNTKLKINYENLYYYGNSDDDSKRRLKFTITSKTFIGINIDRRLFISQFGTGLQAGFNMIAGAMGLEQEKADVMADYNWEAAIKSNLWMNYKFTFEVGTSPKNRGSFTVRNVKVHHLNDDNSLMSYKHRPSDEDAPGFWQQDDTYNWVSAWKFTFGGELRSADAIGQDIAIDGATRFKEAVADLVKSLGATVILPAGDVFMFKGLSCTPNNDVFTQLAYDTPMGGSVNLQEVKNVSWQGPKMPSK